In the Thermodesulfobacteriota bacterium genome, GGACTTCGCCCACGAGGATCTGGTTGCCGCCGGCATGCGGCTGGGGGCCGCCTACATGCGGGGCGAGGAGGAGAAGCCTGCCGCCGTGCTGGCGGCCCGGGCCAAGACCGAGGAGCCCTTTGTCCGGCGGGGGGTGGTCAAGACCCTGTTGCGCAACGTGCTTCTGCCCAAGGACAAGCTGCAGCAGGAGCAGGGCGAGCGGGCCCTGGCCGGGCTGGCCATCCTTGCCGGCCGGGCCAGTGATCTGGCCGCCGTGCTGGCCGAGGTGCGGATGATCCTGGGCCATTACCTCAAGACCCGGGACCAGATGCGCCAGCAGCTGGAGGACGCCTTCGCCATGCAGCTGGAGCAGATGGAGGCGGCGGTGGCGCAGCAGACCGGCTTCCGGGTGCGGCTGGACCCCGGGCAGCACCCCAAGTTCCAGGAGGAATGGAACCGGATGCGATCCAGCCTGGACGACCAGTACGGCCGCGCCCTGGAGCAGCACCGGCAGCTCCTGGAGCAGCGGCTGGCCGGCCGCGGATGACCGCCGCCGGGCCGCGCCTGGTGGTCACCCTGTCCCGGCTGCCCAAAGGGGCGGCCCGGCAGGAGGTGGCCGCCGGGGTTGCGGCCTGGCTGGCTGCCTCGCACCTGCCGGGGCAGCCCGCCCCCCCCGGCGGTGCCTGGCAGCTGGTGCTTCCCCTGGCCGGAGCCGATCCCCTCATGCTGGTGGCGGACTTGCGGGACCGGCTGGACGGCCTGCCGGTAGGACTTGCCTTCCAGATCCTGGACCAGGCTGCCGCCCCGGCCCTGCCCCGCCCTTCCAGGAGACCATCCATCATGGCCGATAGCCCCCCCGTCGCTCCCCGGCTGGCCCTCCTGGTGCGCCGCCTGCGGCGCCTGCATCTGGACGCCCTCCTGGTGAGCCAGCCTGAAAACCGGTTCTACCTGAGCGGCTTTGCCGGCCACGACACCTCGCCTGCGGAGACCTCCGGGCTCCTCCTGGTGCCGGTGGGGCGCCAGGCCATCCTGGTCACCGATTTCCGCTACCGGCTGGACGCCGAGCGGCAGGCGACCGGCTGCGTCGTGCGGCTGGGCAAGGGCGGCATGCCGCGCCTTTTGGCCGGCATTCTGCCCCGGCTGGGGCTGGCCCGCCTGGCCTTCGAGAGCCAGGCCGTGCTACACAGCCAGTGGCAGGCCCTGGGCCGGCTGGCCGCCCGCTCCGACACCGAGCTGGTGCCCCGGAAGGACCTGGTGGAGGCCTTGCGGATCCGGAAGGATGCCGGGGAGCTGGCGGCCATCGAGAGGGCAGTGCGGCTCAATGAGGCGGTCTTCCAGGAGGTCTTCCAGGCCTTGACGCCGGGCATGACCGAGCGGCAGGTGGCGGAGATGATCGAGACCGGTTTCCGCCGGCATGGCGCCGATGGGCCGAGCTTCCCACCCATCGTCGCGGGCGGCGCCAACGGCGCCTCGCCTCACGCCCAGCCCGGGGACCGGCCCCTGGCCGCCGGCGAGCCCATCGTCATCGACATGGGCTGCCGCCTGGACGGCTACTGCTCGGATATGACCCGCACGGTGGTGCTGGGGGAGATGGACGAGCTGACCCGGCAGCGCATCCGGCTGGTGCGCCGGGCGCAGCTGGCCGCCCTGGCGGTCATCCGGCCAGGGGTACGGGCCTGCGACGTGGACCGGGCGGCCCGCGCGGTGATCGAGGCGGAGGGCCTGGGCCCGCTGTTCGGCCATGGTCTGGGCCACGGGGTGGGGCTGGCGGTCCACGAGGCGCCGGCGGTCAATCGCCGCAGCCTGGTGCGACTGGCCGCCGGCATGGTGGTCACGGTGGAGCCTGGGATCTACTTCCCGGGCTGGGGGGGCATCCGCCTGGAGAACATGGTGCAGGTTACCGGCAACGGCGTGCGTCTTCTGAACAAGGACACCACCTTCCTGGACGTCTGATCCCTTCCTCCTACTACCGCTGCGGCACGGTGGCCGGCAGGAGGGTCCCGGCCTCGCCCGCCCTCTGCCCTTCCACCAGGACCACCAGGCGGGCCACGATCTCCTCCAGTCGCTC is a window encoding:
- a CDS encoding DUF6657 family protein, which codes for DFAHEDLVAAGMRLGAAYMRGEEEKPAAVLAARAKTEEPFVRRGVVKTLLRNVLLPKDKLQQEQGERALAGLAILAGRASDLAAVLAEVRMILGHYLKTRDQMRQQLEDAFAMQLEQMEAAVAQQTGFRVRLDPGQHPKFQEEWNRMRSSLDDQYGRALEQHRQLLEQRLAGRG
- a CDS encoding aminopeptidase P family protein; its protein translation is MTAAGPRLVVTLSRLPKGAARQEVAAGVAAWLAASHLPGQPAPPGGAWQLVLPLAGADPLMLVADLRDRLDGLPVGLAFQILDQAAAPALPRPSRRPSIMADSPPVAPRLALLVRRLRRLHLDALLVSQPENRFYLSGFAGHDTSPAETSGLLLVPVGRQAILVTDFRYRLDAERQATGCVVRLGKGGMPRLLAGILPRLGLARLAFESQAVLHSQWQALGRLAARSDTELVPRKDLVEALRIRKDAGELAAIERAVRLNEAVFQEVFQALTPGMTERQVAEMIETGFRRHGADGPSFPPIVAGGANGASPHAQPGDRPLAAGEPIVIDMGCRLDGYCSDMTRTVVLGEMDELTRQRIRLVRRAQLAALAVIRPGVRACDVDRAARAVIEAEGLGPLFGHGLGHGVGLAVHEAPAVNRRSLVRLAAGMVVTVEPGIYFPGWGGIRLENMVQVTGNGVRLLNKDTTFLDV